A window of the Oscillospiraceae bacterium NTUH-002-81 genome harbors these coding sequences:
- a CDS encoding DUF4366 domain-containing protein, whose protein sequence is MKKTKYRRLAAMAASLLCCLIFTVPAYAQSSEPQPETAPAPAETEAEPETQNPFTPDGTGTVVDNATDEDGKEFYTITTADESVFYLVIDKQKTSENVYFLNTVTTDDLLPLAEQGKEPPKEVTPEPEPKPTEPVEEVPESEPEKKDSPLLSLLLIGAVVLAGGGIGYYFKIYKPKHEAPDLEDDYCEYEDGELEEISEEPDDEDTPPWEEDTEE, encoded by the coding sequence ATGAAGAAAACTAAATACCGCAGGCTGGCGGCGATGGCTGCCAGCCTTTTGTGTTGCCTGATCTTTACGGTCCCGGCCTACGCCCAGAGCAGCGAGCCACAGCCGGAGACAGCTCCCGCCCCGGCGGAAACCGAAGCGGAGCCGGAAACACAGAACCCCTTTACCCCGGACGGGACGGGAACCGTGGTGGACAACGCCACCGACGAGGACGGTAAAGAGTTTTACACCATTACCACAGCAGACGAGAGCGTGTTTTATCTGGTGATCGACAAACAGAAAACCAGCGAGAACGTCTATTTCCTCAATACCGTTACCACAGACGACCTTCTGCCTCTTGCCGAACAGGGTAAGGAACCGCCCAAAGAAGTGACCCCGGAGCCAGAGCCAAAGCCCACCGAACCGGTGGAGGAAGTACCGGAATCCGAGCCGGAGAAAAAGGACAGCCCCCTTCTCTCTCTGCTCCTGATCGGTGCGGTGGTGCTGGCCGGCGGTGGGATTGGTTACTATTTCAAGATTTACAAGCCGAAGCATGAAGCCCCGGATTTGGAAGATGATTACTGCGAATATGAGGACGGGGAGCTGGAGGAGATCTCAGAGGAACCCGATGACGAAGATACCCCGCCATGGGAGGAAGATACGGAGGAATGA
- a CDS encoding relaxase/mobilization nuclease domain-containing protein, with product MATTTLLQRHAGEGETIAEAIRDCLDYGKDPEKTESGKYISAYECDPATVADEFLLAKASYAAMTGREQKKENNVLCYQIRQSFYPGEITPKEANRIGYELAMRWTKGRHAFIVTTHTDKQHIHCHIYYNSTTLDCTRKFRNFWGSSFALRRLSDRLCLENGLSIVENPKPRSKSKYRNYGEWQKDRKGPLSYQDRLRLAIDTALAERPADLDEFLNLMKRAGYEVKTVRGGGISFRLTGQGQERFTRLRASTLGDGYDLQDVLSAIEGKEERPGRSERKISLAVDIQAKLAAGKGPGYERWAKVFNIKQMAAALAYIQDNNLTDYEQLAKKATEAADRFHVISEQVKQTEQAMKTNAGLKAATVQYAKTRPVFEQYKATKYSRKFLAEHEADLELYRAAQAEMRSLLGGAKLPKMDVLKEEGRKLTAKKKQLYGEYQKARRDMQELVTIKANIDTLMGYTEPGRKQEKER from the coding sequence TTGGCTACCACAACTTTGTTACAGCGCCATGCGGGCGAAGGCGAAACGATTGCTGAGGCTATCCGGGATTGTCTGGACTATGGCAAGGACCCGGAGAAAACAGAAAGCGGAAAGTATATCTCCGCTTATGAATGTGATCCGGCCACCGTGGCGGACGAGTTCCTTTTGGCAAAGGCCAGCTATGCCGCTATGACGGGCCGGGAACAGAAGAAAGAAAATAATGTGCTGTGCTATCAGATACGACAATCCTTCTATCCGGGCGAGATCACCCCGAAGGAGGCGAACCGTATCGGCTATGAGCTGGCTATGCGCTGGACAAAGGGGCGGCACGCTTTTATCGTTACCACGCACACCGATAAGCAGCACATCCATTGTCACATTTATTACAACTCCACCACCCTTGACTGCACCCGGAAATTCCGAAATTTTTGGGGCTCCAGCTTCGCCCTTCGGCGGCTCTCTGACAGGCTGTGCCTTGAAAACGGGCTGTCCATCGTGGAGAACCCGAAGCCCCGGAGCAAGAGCAAGTATCGGAACTATGGGGAGTGGCAGAAAGACCGGAAAGGGCCGCTTTCCTATCAGGACCGACTGCGCCTTGCTATTGATACTGCGCTGGCGGAACGCCCCGCTGATCTGGATGAATTTCTCAATTTGATGAAGCGGGCCGGGTATGAGGTCAAGACGGTTCGAGGCGGCGGTATCAGCTTCCGGCTGACCGGGCAGGGACAGGAACGCTTCACCCGTCTGCGTGCCTCCACGCTGGGGGACGGCTACGACTTGCAAGATGTTCTGTCCGCCATTGAGGGCAAAGAAGAACGCCCCGGGCGCTCGGAGCGGAAAATCAGTCTGGCGGTGGATATTCAAGCAAAGCTGGCTGCCGGTAAGGGGCCGGGATATGAACGCTGGGCGAAGGTATTTAACATTAAGCAGATGGCCGCCGCTCTTGCCTATATACAGGACAATAACCTGACCGATTATGAGCAGTTGGCGAAGAAAGCCACCGAGGCGGCAGACCGTTTCCATGTTATTTCCGAACAGGTCAAGCAGACGGAACAGGCCATGAAAACCAATGCCGGGCTAAAGGCCGCAACGGTTCAGTATGCCAAAACCCGCCCAGTCTTTGAGCAGTATAAGGCGACGAAGTACAGCCGGAAATTCCTTGCGGAGCATGAGGCCGACCTTGAACTGTACCGGGCTGCACAAGCGGAAATGCGCTCTCTGCTGGGCGGGGCGAAGCTCCCTAAAATGGATGTGCTGAAGGAGGAAGGCCGCAAGCTCACAGCAAAGAAAAAACAGCTCTATGGAGAATACCAGAAGGCACGACGGGATATGCAGGAGCTCGTCACGATCAAGGCGAACATTGACACTCTGATGGGCTACACCGAGCCGGGAAGAAAGCAGGAAAAGGAGCGTTAA
- the mobC gene encoding plasmid mobilization relaxosome protein MobC has protein sequence MENRKRNVHLHVMVTPDELAAIHERMAEAGISNAGAYVRKMALNGYILHIDLAPVKELISLQRRCSNNLNQVAIHAHTYGVYPEEIDGLKRDYEKLWGEVSKVLRELSELVAK, from the coding sequence ATGGAGAACCGCAAGCGGAATGTCCATCTGCACGTCATGGTAACGCCGGACGAGCTGGCAGCCATCCATGAACGGATGGCTGAGGCGGGCATTTCCAACGCCGGGGCTTATGTACGGAAAATGGCTCTGAATGGGTATATCCTGCACATCGACCTTGCGCCCGTAAAAGAGCTGATCTCTCTGCAACGGCGCTGTTCTAACAATCTCAATCAGGTTGCCATACACGCACATACCTATGGCGTGTACCCGGAGGAAATCGACGGATTGAAGCGGGACTATGAAAAGCTGTGGGGCGAGGTGTCAAAGGTGTTGCGGGAGCTCTCCGAGCTGGTGGCAAAGTAA
- a CDS encoding cysteine-rich VLP protein: MDARELTRDEKKKIRSLVTGMCANYDRESGLCLPLDCACYMLHKCWTGAYCRYFREAVLPLNPELQASLTTEGISPELRACAVCGKAFLPEGRQAYCSDACKAEGNRRKSRERMRKMREKRPGGCYDLPPPKA, translated from the coding sequence ATGGACGCCCGGGAGCTGACCCGTGACGAGAAGAAGAAAATCCGTTCTCTTGTCACGGGGATGTGCGCCAACTATGACCGGGAAAGCGGCCTGTGCCTTCCTCTTGACTGTGCCTGCTATATGCTGCACAAGTGCTGGACAGGGGCGTACTGCCGTTATTTCCGTGAGGCTGTCCTGCCTCTTAACCCGGAGCTTCAAGCGTCGTTGACAACGGAAGGCATCTCCCCGGAGCTGCGAGCCTGTGCGGTCTGCGGAAAGGCGTTTTTGCCCGAGGGGCGTCAAGCCTACTGCTCCGACGCCTGCAAGGCCGAAGGGAACCGCCGAAAAAGCCGGGAACGCATGAGGAAAATGCGGGAGAAAAGACCGGGCGGCTGTTACGATTTGCCGCCTCCAAAGGCTTGA
- a CDS encoding CD1845 family protein: MKILLKILVAPFALALSLLAALLVFLFDICAVLLTIASVILAVLGVALFFTPTPIGGIVFLFLAFLLSPYGLQAAAGSLLWVLDGGKSALYRFLAS, from the coding sequence ATGAAGATACTGCTGAAAATATTGGTTGCTCCCTTTGCTTTGGCGTTGTCCCTTCTGGCGGCTCTGCTGGTGTTCCTGTTTGATATTTGTGCCGTCCTGCTGACGATTGCCTCTGTGATCCTGGCGGTGCTGGGTGTCGCTCTCTTTTTCACGCCGACGCCCATAGGTGGGATTGTATTTCTGTTTCTTGCCTTCCTTCTTTCGCCGTATGGACTGCAAGCGGCGGCGGGCTCCCTTCTTTGGGTGCTGGACGGAGGCAAATCCGCTCTGTACCGGTTTCTGGCAAGTTAA
- a CDS encoding DUF4316 domain-containing protein: MHEKDNYLKTAELSTEQNCNMIDGVPNNTPIPPTPPELDAKPLDKVKEPKERRKGRELER, encoded by the coding sequence ATGCACGAAAAAGACAACTATCTGAAAACCGCCGAGCTCTCCACAGAGCAGAACTGCAACATGATCGACGGCGTACCCAACAACACGCCCATCCCACCCACGCCCCCGGAGCTGGACGCAAAACCGCTTGATAAGGTAAAGGAACCCAAAGAGCGCCGGAAAGGCCGGGAGCTGGAACGCTGA